The following proteins come from a genomic window of Yinghuangia sp. ASG 101:
- a CDS encoding ankyrin repeat domain-containing protein yields the protein MQELAARVFAAARGGDAEMLASYVDAGLPVNTGNQAGDTLLMLATYHGHLAAVQVLLKRGADANRANAKGMTPLAGAVFKGQPEIVQALLEAGADPDAGRPSAAETARYFGKEDMLSRPAG from the coding sequence ATGCAGGAACTCGCCGCGCGGGTCTTCGCCGCCGCCCGGGGCGGGGACGCCGAGATGCTGGCGAGCTACGTGGACGCGGGGCTGCCCGTGAACACCGGCAACCAGGCGGGCGACACCCTGCTGATGCTGGCGACCTACCACGGACACCTCGCGGCGGTGCAGGTCCTCCTCAAGCGCGGCGCCGACGCCAACCGCGCGAACGCGAAGGGCATGACCCCGCTCGCGGGCGCGGTGTTCAAGGGGCAGCCGGAGATCGTCCAGGCGTTGCTGGAGGCCGGGGCCGACCCGGACGCGGGCCGCCCCTCCGCGGCCGAGACCGCCCGGTACTTCGGCAAGGAGGACATGCTTTCACGCCCCGCCGGGTAG
- a CDS encoding DUF397 domain-containing protein has product MHGTHNGMPAESLHGVTWQKSRRSNSQGNCVEMAALPGGDIAVRNSRYPEGPALIYTRAEIVALILGAKDGDFDNLIA; this is encoded by the coding sequence ATGCACGGAACGCACAACGGGATGCCGGCCGAGTCTTTGCACGGGGTGACGTGGCAGAAGAGTCGACGCAGCAACTCGCAGGGCAACTGCGTCGAGATGGCCGCGCTTCCCGGCGGGGACATAGCCGTGCGCAACTCGCGGTACCCGGAAGGGCCCGCACTGATCTACACCCGGGCCGAGATCGTCGCCTTGATCCTCGGCGCCAAGGACGGCGACTTCGACAACCTCATCGCCTGA
- a CDS encoding serine/threonine-protein kinase, which translates to MRPLDKDDPRQIGGYRLVALLGEGTTAQVFLGASNEGRPVVVKAVRDDAVRDTAFRSRFAHEVAAARRVDCPFVVPVLDAETGGSRPWIATAYAPGPALAEAVERHGPLPAETVRTLAAGLAAGLEALHARELTHGRLSPSDVALAPDGPRIVDLGVARGPDGPSIEEGGVVIGTALPSPAFRAPEQLTGGDVGFAADVFSLGAVLVHAARGDGPFGTDTDPGVGDRIVHGTPDLGGLPAWLGQLAVACLAKDPADRPTPGQIRTATAGELDGPGWLPARVGAEVARRAATSWARAGGLPPFVTGASAGGTGGGPRDDRASVPPPRTGGRRRAGDPSATAYASGRPGLAFGAGADAEAAHTGGSGRRRKPSTPPDAHTAAQVPLAASDGAAPDGPATPPRDSGGAGRRRKPAEAEGIARATAADAAPGTPGGPVAVPGATGGTGGHDGAGRRRVPNAADGTARESAAEAAGTTPAVSGRADDSAGPREDVPGTAGSPADAGGATLSGAPGGAGAPGPGPRGEASGARSASDPTPPPDPPSEGAVEQQIVEAELVDDDAPLPPRASADAAPGETDLPGRPATAPAGAAPPPPAGAPGHAPGGPATAPPAPPPSSVRFIRPGPERRRFLAWVAAGGAVLAGAVTGAALWGSGGSDKPARANPAAPPVPPVPSGPSGPSGPKSIRAWVREDTLDAGQLSLLSEELPATLGKSVEYTVERRAESALSQEFVNAFNRRDTIPDVFETDLLSLAAHAAAGRIADLTSYQERFETGSWLPAMRSAVSIDDAVVGVPVTASVPVVLFHRGLYTTAGLPVPRTREEWVDGLEHLRTRFGTNPAFRSLHLPGRAWQVLASFMWETGGEVALHVKDDSRRDGGSWRGGFDLPGSTDAVRFFRQLQQYAPEGADAAESALRPGELFARGETASVIGSAALYSAATAADSRLAGQLDAFPLPGHSPDRPGAVGVGGTALVVSATCRDIPAAVDLLTTLSSARWRSRLAESGRALSPYPADATQGPNPMARAGAAAAAAVGHAYPTAPGWSEKPLVEFGRAVLGGTDAMAAAAASNQIVAAEFGRATG; encoded by the coding sequence ATGCGGCCCCTGGACAAGGACGACCCGCGCCAGATAGGCGGCTACCGGCTGGTGGCCCTGCTCGGCGAGGGAACGACCGCACAGGTCTTCCTCGGCGCGTCGAACGAAGGGCGCCCGGTCGTCGTCAAGGCGGTGCGCGACGACGCGGTCCGCGACACCGCGTTCCGCTCGCGCTTCGCCCATGAGGTCGCCGCGGCGCGTCGCGTCGACTGCCCGTTCGTGGTCCCCGTCCTCGACGCCGAGACCGGCGGCTCCCGGCCGTGGATCGCGACCGCGTACGCCCCCGGCCCCGCCCTCGCCGAAGCCGTCGAGCGCCACGGCCCGCTGCCCGCGGAGACCGTGCGCACCCTCGCGGCGGGCCTCGCGGCCGGCCTGGAGGCCCTGCACGCCCGGGAACTGACACACGGTCGGCTCAGCCCGTCCGACGTGGCCCTGGCCCCCGACGGCCCGCGCATCGTCGACCTCGGTGTCGCCCGCGGCCCGGACGGCCCGTCGATCGAGGAGGGGGGCGTCGTGATCGGCACCGCACTGCCGTCACCGGCGTTCCGCGCCCCCGAGCAACTGACCGGTGGCGACGTGGGGTTCGCGGCCGACGTCTTCTCACTCGGCGCCGTGCTGGTGCACGCGGCGCGCGGCGACGGGCCGTTCGGTACCGACACGGATCCCGGCGTCGGCGACCGCATCGTGCACGGGACGCCGGATCTCGGCGGACTCCCGGCCTGGCTCGGGCAGTTGGCCGTGGCGTGCCTGGCCAAGGACCCCGCCGACCGGCCGACGCCGGGACAGATCAGGACCGCGACCGCCGGAGAACTCGACGGCCCCGGCTGGCTCCCCGCCCGCGTGGGCGCCGAGGTCGCCCGCCGCGCCGCGACATCGTGGGCCCGGGCGGGGGGTCTCCCCCCATTCGTCACCGGCGCGTCGGCGGGGGGCACGGGAGGCGGGCCGCGTGACGACCGCGCGTCCGTCCCGCCGCCCCGGACCGGGGGACGCAGGCGGGCCGGCGACCCGAGTGCGACGGCGTACGCGTCGGGTCGGCCAGGTCTCGCCTTCGGCGCGGGTGCCGACGCCGAAGCCGCCCACACGGGCGGCTCCGGCCGCCGCCGCAAGCCGAGCACACCGCCGGACGCGCACACCGCCGCCCAGGTCCCGCTGGCGGCCTCCGACGGCGCGGCCCCCGACGGCCCGGCGACGCCACCGCGCGACAGCGGCGGCGCGGGACGGCGCCGCAAACCCGCCGAGGCCGAAGGTATCGCGCGCGCCACCGCCGCCGACGCCGCGCCGGGAACGCCGGGCGGGCCCGTGGCGGTACCCGGCGCGACCGGCGGCACGGGTGGGCACGACGGTGCGGGGCGGCGGCGCGTGCCGAACGCGGCCGACGGCACGGCACGCGAATCGGCCGCCGAGGCCGCGGGGACCACTCCGGCGGTATCGGGACGCGCCGACGACTCGGCGGGCCCCCGCGAGGACGTGCCCGGGACGGCCGGGAGTCCGGCGGACGCGGGCGGCGCGACCCTTTCCGGGGCCCCGGGCGGGGCCGGAGCGCCCGGCCCGGGGCCCCGGGGAGAGGCGTCCGGGGCGCGGTCGGCGTCGGACCCCACACCGCCGCCGGACCCTCCCTCGGAGGGCGCGGTCGAGCAGCAGATCGTCGAGGCGGAACTCGTCGACGACGACGCGCCGTTGCCGCCCAGGGCGTCGGCCGACGCGGCACCGGGCGAGACCGACCTCCCCGGACGCCCGGCCACGGCTCCGGCGGGCGCCGCGCCGCCCCCGCCCGCCGGAGCCCCGGGGCACGCGCCCGGTGGACCGGCGACCGCGCCGCCCGCCCCTCCCCCGTCGTCCGTGCGCTTCATCCGTCCCGGCCCGGAGCGCCGCAGGTTCCTGGCCTGGGTCGCGGCGGGGGGCGCCGTCCTCGCGGGAGCCGTGACGGGCGCGGCGCTGTGGGGCAGCGGCGGCTCGGACAAGCCGGCCCGGGCCAATCCCGCCGCGCCGCCCGTCCCGCCCGTCCCGTCCGGGCCGTCCGGGCCTTCCGGCCCGAAGTCGATCCGCGCGTGGGTCCGCGAGGACACTTTGGATGCCGGGCAACTCTCGCTGCTGTCCGAGGAGTTGCCCGCGACGCTGGGCAAGTCGGTGGAATACACCGTCGAACGGCGCGCGGAGTCGGCTCTCTCCCAGGAGTTCGTGAACGCGTTCAACCGCCGGGACACGATCCCCGACGTCTTCGAGACGGACCTCCTGTCGCTGGCGGCGCACGCCGCCGCCGGGCGCATAGCGGACTTGACGTCGTATCAGGAGCGCTTCGAGACCGGCTCCTGGCTGCCGGCGATGCGTTCGGCGGTCAGCATCGACGACGCCGTGGTCGGCGTGCCGGTGACCGCGTCGGTGCCCGTGGTCCTGTTCCACCGGGGCCTGTACACGACCGCGGGGCTTCCGGTGCCCCGGACGCGCGAGGAGTGGGTGGACGGCCTCGAACACCTGCGCACGCGCTTCGGGACGAACCCCGCGTTCCGCAGCCTCCACCTGCCCGGCCGGGCGTGGCAGGTGCTGGCGTCGTTCATGTGGGAGACCGGCGGGGAGGTCGCCCTGCATGTGAAGGACGACTCGCGCCGCGACGGCGGCTCGTGGCGCGGCGGGTTCGATCTGCCCGGATCCACCGACGCCGTGCGGTTCTTCCGGCAGTTGCAGCAGTACGCCCCCGAGGGGGCCGACGCCGCCGAATCCGCACTCCGGCCCGGTGAGCTGTTCGCCCGCGGCGAGACCGCGTCGGTGATCGGCAGCGCCGCGCTGTACTCCGCCGCGACGGCGGCCGACTCCCGGCTCGCCGGGCAACTCGACGCCTTCCCGCTGCCGGGCCACTCCCCCGATCGACCGGGGGCGGTCGGCGTGGGCGGCACCGCGCTGGTCGTCTCCGCGACGTGCCGCGACATTCCGGCAGCGGTGGACCTGCTGACGACGCTCTCGTCGGCGCGGTGGCGCTCCCGGCTCGCCGAGAGCGGGCGCGCGCTGTCGCCCTACCCGGCCGACGCGACGCAGGGGCCCAACCCGATGGCGCGCGCGGGCGCCGCCGCGGCGGCTGCGGTCGGGCACGCGTACCCGACGGCACCGGGGTGGTCCGAGAAGCCGCTCGTCGAATTCGGGCGCGCGGTGCTGGGTGGGACGGACGCGATGGCCGCCGCCGCGGCGTCCAACCAGATCGTGGCCGCGGAGTTCGGGCGCGCGACGGGCTGA
- a CDS encoding ATP-binding protein, with product MTDIAVRALAPQRASVKAARDFGRDTLARWGAAELFDDLSLVVSELVTNALCHGVGGEARSDEEPDGRPAGHPVQLALLRKGARVMCAVQDPGDGLPAPQEAGDGAETGRGLHIVECFSSAWGWFPLSNVAGRGGKVVWAMFQIPGQSPAHSG from the coding sequence ATGACCGACATTGCCGTGCGAGCGCTCGCGCCGCAGCGCGCGTCGGTCAAGGCCGCACGCGACTTCGGGCGGGACACCTTGGCGCGCTGGGGAGCCGCCGAGTTGTTCGACGATCTCTCGCTCGTGGTCTCCGAGCTGGTCACCAACGCCTTGTGCCACGGTGTCGGCGGCGAGGCGCGGTCCGACGAGGAGCCCGACGGCCGTCCCGCGGGTCACCCGGTGCAACTCGCGTTGCTCCGCAAGGGTGCGCGGGTGATGTGCGCGGTGCAGGACCCGGGTGACGGCCTCCCGGCACCCCAGGAGGCCGGCGACGGAGCCGAGACCGGCCGGGGGCTGCATATCGTGGAATGCTTCAGCAGCGCCTGGGGCTGGTTTCCGTTGTCGAACGTCGCGGGACGCGGTGGAAAAGTGGTCTGGGCGATGTTCCAGATCCCCGGCCAATCCCCGGCGCACAGCGGCTAA
- a CDS encoding M16 family metallopeptidase produces the protein MTLGHPAPEPLADTLPDGELLVATRPVGTTPRPYAFPAVRRLRVAGGEIVAAHLPGRALAWAGLVLEAGALHEPAGLEGLARVTGGLLDEGTAHYTADAFALAVEGLGARWTWAHDWETQGVGVDIPVAELPRGVALLAEAVRRPAFTDDDVERFLADVAGSLKHTWAQPGTRGQEAYRRRLFGEESRYGRLLDGSPASNAAVTADDIRAFHARRMTAPGTLLVAADLDAVDLAALGEEVFAGADGPDDRAEAPPAVEDPSHVRVFVVDRPDAVQSVLRIGHTGPPRSTPDLVAIDLFTEVLGGSFTSRLNHTLREVKGYTYGAGAGFAHGRRVGTFTVASSVHTEVTADAVADALDEVRRMHESGVTDEEFTAARAHVLGSMPIRLQTPRGIGARLREAVVHGLPDDHVTREYAEIAAAEPADANRAARAHLRPDALTVVVEGDAARVVPDLEAKGFDVRRDAP, from the coding sequence ATGACGCTCGGACATCCGGCCCCGGAGCCCTTGGCCGACACCCTTCCGGACGGCGAACTCCTCGTGGCGACACGCCCCGTGGGGACGACGCCGCGCCCGTACGCCTTCCCCGCGGTACGCCGCCTCAGGGTCGCCGGCGGTGAGATCGTCGCGGCCCACCTGCCCGGCCGCGCGCTGGCCTGGGCCGGCCTGGTCCTGGAGGCCGGGGCACTCCACGAGCCGGCCGGCCTCGAAGGGCTCGCCCGGGTCACCGGCGGGCTGCTCGACGAGGGCACCGCGCACTACACCGCCGACGCGTTCGCACTCGCCGTCGAAGGGCTCGGCGCGCGCTGGACGTGGGCGCACGACTGGGAGACGCAGGGCGTCGGCGTTGACATCCCGGTGGCCGAACTGCCCCGCGGCGTCGCCCTGCTCGCCGAGGCGGTGCGCCGCCCGGCGTTCACCGACGATGACGTGGAGCGCTTCCTCGCGGACGTCGCGGGCTCCCTCAAACACACCTGGGCGCAACCCGGCACGCGCGGCCAAGAGGCGTACCGGCGACGGCTGTTCGGCGAAGAAAGCCGGTACGGGCGGCTCCTCGACGGCTCACCCGCGTCCAACGCGGCCGTCACCGCCGACGACATCCGCGCCTTCCACGCCCGGCGCATGACCGCGCCCGGGACCCTGCTGGTGGCCGCCGACCTGGACGCGGTGGACCTCGCCGCACTGGGCGAAGAGGTGTTCGCGGGCGCGGACGGCCCCGACGACCGCGCGGAGGCGCCGCCCGCCGTCGAGGACCCCTCGCACGTCCGGGTGTTCGTGGTCGACCGGCCGGACGCCGTGCAGTCCGTGCTGCGCATCGGGCACACCGGGCCGCCGCGTTCCACCCCCGACCTGGTGGCGATCGACCTGTTCACGGAGGTCCTGGGCGGTTCGTTCACGTCGCGGCTGAACCACACGCTGCGCGAGGTGAAGGGCTACACGTACGGCGCGGGAGCGGGGTTCGCGCACGGCCGCCGGGTCGGCACGTTCACGGTGGCCTCGTCGGTGCACACCGAGGTCACCGCGGACGCCGTCGCGGACGCCCTCGACGAGGTGCGCCGCATGCACGAATCAGGCGTCACCGACGAGGAGTTCACGGCGGCCCGGGCGCACGTGCTGGGCAGCATGCCGATCCGCCTGCAGACGCCGCGCGGCATCGGCGCACGGTTGCGCGAGGCCGTGGTCCACGGGCTGCCGGACGACCACGTGACGCGCGAGTACGCCGAGATCGCGGCGGCGGAACCCGCGGACGCCAACCGGGCCGCGCGGGCGCACCTGCGTCCGGACGCGCTGACCGTGGTCGTGGAGGGCGACGCGGCCCGCGTGGTGCCGGATCTGGAAGCCAAGGGCTTCGACGTCCGACGCGACGCGCCCTGA
- a CDS encoding helix-turn-helix domain-containing protein yields MPTAQPGSGSTVRRILLGSQLRRLREAKGVSREEAGYEIRASESKISRMELGRVSFKDRDVADLLTMYGVTDETEREALLNLTREANATGWWHSYGDILPSWFQVYVGLEEAASVIRTYEVQFVPGLLQTADYARAVIVAGQPNASAAEVERRVGLRTQRQLILNRERPPRLWAVLDEAALRRPIGGREVMRGQIQHLIDSAAHSHVTIQVMPFRFGAHAAEGGPFTLLRFPEPDLPDVVYLEQLTSALYLDKRDDVDQYTEVMERLSVDGLPPDRSVDLLARILKET; encoded by the coding sequence ATGCCCACAGCGCAGCCGGGGAGCGGCTCGACGGTTCGCCGTATTCTCCTCGGTTCCCAACTCCGTCGCCTGCGTGAGGCCAAAGGCGTTTCACGCGAGGAGGCGGGGTATGAGATCCGCGCCTCCGAATCGAAGATCAGTCGAATGGAGCTGGGTCGTGTCAGCTTCAAAGACCGCGATGTGGCGGACCTGCTGACCATGTACGGCGTGACGGACGAGACGGAGCGCGAGGCGCTGCTGAACCTGACCCGGGAGGCGAACGCAACGGGCTGGTGGCACAGTTACGGTGACATCCTGCCGAGTTGGTTCCAGGTGTATGTCGGCCTGGAGGAAGCGGCCTCGGTCATCCGTACCTACGAAGTCCAATTCGTTCCCGGGCTGTTGCAGACCGCGGATTACGCGCGGGCGGTCATCGTCGCCGGGCAGCCGAACGCCTCCGCGGCCGAGGTCGAGCGCCGCGTGGGGCTGCGCACCCAGCGGCAGTTGATCCTGAACCGCGAGCGACCGCCGCGCCTTTGGGCGGTGCTCGACGAGGCGGCGTTGCGTCGTCCCATCGGCGGACGCGAGGTGATGCGCGGTCAGATCCAGCACCTGATCGACTCGGCGGCGCACTCACACGTGACGATCCAGGTGATGCCGTTCCGCTTCGGCGCCCACGCCGCCGAGGGCGGTCCGTTCACACTGCTGCGCTTCCCGGAGCCCGATCTGCCCGACGTCGTCTACCTCGAACAGCTGACGAGTGCGCTGTACCTCGACAAGCGCGACGACGTCGATCAGTACACCGAGGTGATGGAGCGGCTGAGCGTCGACGGCCTGCCGCCGGATCGCAGCGTGGATCTGCTGGCCAGGATTCTCAAGGAGACCTGA
- a CDS encoding FdhF/YdeP family oxidoreductase yields MVKKAPVGDADDSGMTVGAPKRYAAGIPAIVSTLRHTGRQMGVRRGARTLLKVNQKDGFDCPGCAWPEGEHRSPIGEYCENGAKAVAEEATLRRVTPEFFAAHPVAGLAGRTDYWLGQQGRLTHPMYLAEGAAHYVPVTWDEAFGIIADELGALDSPDEAAFYTSGRTSNEAAFAYQLFVRAFGTNNLPDCSNMCHESSGSALTETIGIGKGSVSLEDLHRADLILVVGQNPGTNHPRMLSALEKAKRAGAHIVAVNPLPEAGLMRFKNPQRPNGIAGRGTALADEYAQIRVNGDLALFRALNRLLLEADEESARAAAPASGPASEAAAGPAARGTVIDHAFVDEHCGGFEEFAADVRATPWADVLAATGLPREQIERIHERVLGSRRVVVCWAMGLTQHRNSVATIREVVNFLLLRGNIGRPGAGVCPVRGHSNVQGDRTMGIHEKPSKAFLDALEAEFGFAPPRAHGHDVVDAIRAMRDGRVKVFMAVGGNFVSATPDTAATEEALRRTSLTVQVSTKLNRSHAVTGRRALILPCLGRTEADVQATGTQFVTVEDSMSAVHASTGTLPPASRELRSEVAIVCGLAERVLGDRTTVPWRAFREDYDLIRDRVARVVPGFADFNARVRAPGGFVLPHGPRDERRFPTATGKANFTVNPLDVLRVPPGRLILQTVRSHDQYNTTIYGLDDRYRGVKAGRRVVFVHPADLAELGIADGEAVDLVSEWTDGVERRAPGFRVVAYPTARECAAAYFPETNVLVPLDSTAEVSNTPTSKSVIVRLEPTSA; encoded by the coding sequence ATGGTCAAGAAGGCACCGGTCGGCGACGCCGATGACAGCGGTATGACCGTCGGCGCGCCGAAGCGCTACGCCGCCGGGATTCCGGCGATCGTGTCGACGCTCCGGCACACCGGGCGGCAGATGGGTGTGCGCCGGGGTGCCCGGACGCTGCTCAAGGTCAACCAGAAGGACGGCTTCGACTGCCCGGGCTGCGCGTGGCCCGAAGGCGAGCACCGCAGCCCCATCGGCGAGTACTGCGAGAACGGGGCGAAGGCCGTCGCGGAGGAGGCGACGCTGCGGCGGGTGACGCCGGAGTTCTTCGCCGCGCACCCGGTCGCCGGGCTCGCCGGGCGCACCGACTACTGGCTGGGGCAGCAGGGGCGCCTGACGCACCCGATGTACCTGGCCGAGGGGGCCGCGCACTACGTGCCGGTGACGTGGGACGAGGCGTTCGGCATCATCGCGGACGAGCTCGGCGCGCTCGATTCGCCGGACGAGGCGGCGTTCTACACGTCGGGCCGCACGAGCAACGAGGCCGCTTTCGCGTACCAGCTCTTCGTGCGCGCCTTCGGGACGAACAACCTGCCCGACTGCTCGAACATGTGCCACGAGTCGAGCGGTTCGGCGCTGACCGAGACCATCGGCATCGGGAAGGGCAGCGTGTCGCTGGAGGACCTGCACCGGGCCGACCTGATTCTCGTCGTCGGCCAGAACCCCGGCACGAACCACCCGCGCATGCTGTCGGCACTGGAGAAGGCGAAGCGGGCGGGCGCGCACATCGTCGCGGTCAACCCGCTGCCCGAGGCGGGGCTGATGCGGTTCAAGAACCCGCAGCGGCCGAACGGCATCGCGGGGCGCGGCACCGCGCTCGCCGACGAGTACGCGCAGATCCGCGTCAACGGCGACCTCGCGCTGTTCCGCGCGCTGAACCGGCTGCTGCTGGAGGCCGACGAGGAGTCCGCCCGGGCGGCGGCCCCGGCGTCCGGCCCGGCCTCGGAGGCCGCGGCCGGCCCCGCCGCGCGCGGCACCGTGATCGACCACGCCTTCGTCGACGAACACTGCGGTGGATTCGAGGAGTTCGCGGCCGATGTGCGGGCCACGCCATGGGCGGACGTGCTGGCGGCGACCGGGCTCCCGCGCGAGCAGATCGAACGCATCCACGAACGCGTGCTCGGCTCGCGGCGGGTGGTGGTCTGCTGGGCCATGGGCCTGACCCAGCACCGCAATTCGGTGGCGACGATCCGCGAGGTCGTGAACTTCCTGCTGCTGCGCGGGAACATCGGGCGGCCCGGCGCGGGCGTGTGCCCGGTGCGCGGGCACAGCAACGTCCAGGGCGACCGGACGATGGGCATCCACGAGAAACCGTCGAAGGCGTTCCTGGACGCCCTGGAGGCCGAGTTCGGATTCGCGCCGCCCCGCGCGCACGGGCACGACGTGGTCGACGCGATCCGGGCGATGCGCGACGGGCGCGTCAAAGTCTTCATGGCCGTCGGCGGCAACTTCGTCTCCGCGACGCCCGACACCGCCGCGACGGAGGAGGCGCTGCGCCGCACGTCGCTGACCGTGCAGGTGTCGACGAAGCTCAACCGCTCGCACGCGGTCACCGGGCGGCGCGCGCTCATCCTGCCGTGCCTGGGCCGCACCGAGGCGGACGTCCAGGCGACGGGCACGCAGTTCGTGACGGTCGAGGACTCCATGAGCGCCGTGCACGCCTCGACGGGCACCCTCCCGCCCGCCTCGCGGGAACTGCGCTCCGAGGTGGCGATCGTGTGCGGCCTCGCGGAGCGCGTGCTCGGCGACCGGACGACGGTGCCCTGGCGGGCGTTCCGCGAGGACTACGACCTGATCCGCGACCGCGTCGCGCGGGTCGTGCCGGGGTTCGCCGACTTCAACGCGCGGGTGCGGGCGCCGGGCGGCTTCGTCCTGCCGCACGGGCCGCGCGACGAGCGCCGGTTCCCGACCGCGACCGGCAAGGCGAACTTCACCGTCAACCCGCTGGACGTGCTCCGTGTCCCGCCCGGGCGGCTGATCCTCCAGACGGTCCGGTCGCATGACCAGTACAACACCACGATCTACGGGCTCGACGACCGTTACCGGGGCGTCAAGGCGGGCCGCCGCGTGGTCTTCGTGCATCCGGCCGACCTCGCGGAACTCGGCATCGCCGACGGGGAGGCGGTCGACCTGGTGAGCGAGTGGACCGACGGCGTCGAGCGGCGCGCACCCGGCTTCCGGGTCGTCGCCTACCCCACGGCCCGCGAGTGTGCGGCGGCCTACTTCCCGGAGACCAATGTGCTGGTGCCGTTGGACAGCACCGCCGAGGTCAGCAACACACCGACGTCGAAGTCCGTGATCGTGCGGCTGGAACCGACCTCGGCGTAG
- a CDS encoding O-methyltransferase has protein sequence MASSKTVPMTDELYSYILGHSTPPDTVQEGLIARTRESLGSTAVMQIPPEQGTFLTLLTKLVAPRFAVEVGTFTGYSALAIARGLPDGGRLLCCDVSEEWTRTAREAWLAAGVADRIELRIAPAIETLGGLVSSPHIDLAFVDADKGGYIGYWEALVPRMRPGGLILADNVLYGGDVVDPGRDSPAEAIHRFNEHVRADPRVEVVVLPIADGLTFARVRD, from the coding sequence ATGGCATCGTCGAAAACCGTCCCGATGACTGACGAGCTCTACTCCTACATCCTCGGCCACTCGACGCCCCCGGACACGGTCCAGGAGGGGTTGATCGCGCGCACACGCGAGTCGCTGGGGTCGACCGCGGTCATGCAGATCCCTCCTGAACAGGGCACATTTCTCACCCTACTCACCAAGCTCGTCGCGCCGCGCTTCGCGGTCGAGGTCGGCACGTTCACGGGCTACTCCGCCCTCGCCATCGCCCGGGGTCTCCCGGACGGCGGCCGGCTGCTGTGCTGCGACGTCTCGGAGGAGTGGACGCGCACCGCCCGCGAGGCGTGGCTGGCCGCCGGGGTCGCCGACCGCATCGAGCTGCGCATCGCCCCGGCGATCGAGACCCTGGGCGGCCTCGTGTCGTCCCCGCACATCGATCTGGCCTTCGTCGACGCCGACAAAGGCGGCTACATCGGCTACTGGGAGGCGCTGGTCCCGCGCATGCGCCCGGGCGGGCTGATCCTCGCCGACAACGTGCTCTACGGCGGCGACGTGGTCGACCCCGGACGCGACAGCCCGGCGGAGGCGATCCACCGGTTCAACGAGCACGTCCGCGCCGACCCGCGCGTGGAGGTGGTCGTCCTCCCGATCGCCGACGGCCTGACGTTCGCCCGCGTCCGCGACTGA